A genomic region of Metopolophium dirhodum isolate CAU chromosome 1, ASM1992520v1, whole genome shotgun sequence contains the following coding sequences:
- the LOC132934947 gene encoding dihydroxyacetone phosphate acyltransferase isoform X1, whose protein sequence is MGDLMDCLDYNLFVNILTSLKSKSDLKWTFKPLNTGQVANSQGKHLTNYEKKKILEQNIKLTILMVIPINSIGLDYATNKAMEILEDLQSIKKNTTIRMMGFVLIKILKSKLQGLYINEQKLIMMKSNFNKTPVIFVPSHRSYQDFILMAFICFNYNIDIPYVAAAMDFKNMKIMGNVLKQCGAFFLHRGTNAQDIIYRSVLYTYVKHLITYESSPLQFFIEGTRSRSNKSIHPKLGILKCIVNVLLKNEVEDIIFVPISINYDRLLEDKLFSYELLGIPKPKETTLGLINSIKNMDDQYGNIYINFASPFSLQKYIKDINANGRNNENNIISALAHEIVYRQQHNMILSYFNILSVALIYNLSKNMTEAIHLDEIINQISWISTLFKKCGAQIEVQDIDITSRIIDTIQLHKHFVTLKDNIIHFQKNYSKHNIYPIELSENINFKTELFDYAFPLILNQLYVNPSLHFIINIAFIIIISKCQIIWKNDILDLEGKFFLLRRLFEFEFVFFHGCQKEDFKHSVSIYLHTNEKEKELLRYLTINPYVICYRLIYSCLINAPQKIISEEFIYKSIHMKVEELHSHPYGLIKDVIQSALNGLHKMEIIKKYKKNDTILYEINRTIIMELVQIFDNIISNGNNLLKSNI, encoded by the exons at GGGCGATTTAATGGATTGTTTAGATTACAATTTattcgtaaatattttaacGTCGTTAAAGAGTAAAAGTGACTTAAAATGGACATTCAAACCCTTGAATACTGGACAAGTTGCTAACTCACAAGGAAAACATctaacaaattatgaaaaaaaaaaaatactagaacaaaatataaaattaacaattctgatg GTAATACCAATAAACAGTATTGGTTTAGACTATGCTACAAACAAAGCAATGGAAATACTTGAAGATCTCcagagtattaaaaaaaatacaactattaGAATGATGGGattcgttttaattaaaattctgaAATCAAAACTCCaaggtttatatataaatgaacaaAAACTGATAATG ATGAAATCCAACTTTAACAAAACTCCAGTGATATTTGTTCCAAGTCATAGAAGTTACcaagattttatattaatggCATTCATatgtttcaattataatattgatattccATATGTTGCTGCAGCAATgg attttaaaaatatgaaaataatgggGAATGTGTTGAAACAATGCGGTGCTTTTTTCTTGCATCGAGGAACAAATGCACAAGACATTATATACCGATCAGtgttatatacttatgtcaAACACTTGATAACTTATGAAAGTTCgccattacaattttttattgaaggTACACGCAGTCGGTCTAATAAGTCTATTCATCCAAAGCTAG ggATACTTAAGTGtattgtaaatgttttattaaaaaatgaagttGAAGATATCATATTTGTTccaatatcaattaattatgaCCGTCTACTTGAggacaaattatttagttatgaaCTTCTAGGAATTCCTAAACCCAAAGAAACAACGTTG ggatTAATAAATAGCATTAAAAATATGGATGACCAAtatggaaatatttatattaattttgcttCTCCCTTTTcacttcaaaaatatattaaagatattaatgCAAATGGaagaaataatgaaaataatattatatcagctcTTGctcatgaaattgtttatag gcaacaacataatatgattttatcatACTTCAACATTTTATCAGTTGCACTGATTTATAACTTATCTAAAAATATGACTGAAGCTATTCATTtagatgaaataataaatcaaataagttGGATAAGtacactatttaaaaaatgcgGGGCTCAAATTGAAGTGCAag ATATTGATATTACTAGTAGAATTATTGACACTATTCAACTGCATAAACACTTTGTAACATTAaaggataatataatacattttcaaaaaaactattcgaaaCACAACATTTATCCAATTGAGTTATCAg agaatataaattttaaaactgagTTGTTTGATTATGCATTCccattgattttaaatcaaCTTTACGTCAATCCTTCATtacatttcattataaatattgcatttataattataatttcaaaatgtcaaataatttggaaaaatg ACATCTTGGACCTAGAgggaaagttttttttattaagaagatTATTTGAGTTtgagtttgtattttttcatgGCTGTCAGAAAGAA gattTTAAACATAGTGTTTCAATTTATCTTCATACtaatgaaaaagaaaaagaacTACTTcgttatttaactattaatccTTATGTAATATGCTATCGACTGATCTATAGTTGTTTGATAAAC gctcctcaaaaaataatttcagaggaatttatttataaatcaattcaTATGAAAGTTGAAGAATTGCACTCACATCCCTACGGATTAATTAAAGATGTAATCCAATCTGCTTTAAATGGGCTTCataaaatggaaataattaaaaaatataaaaa aaacgatacaatattgtatgaaataaataGAACTATTATAATGGAGTTAGTTCAAATATTTG ataatattatatcaaatgggaacaatttattgaaatcaAACATTTAA
- the LOC132934947 gene encoding dihydroxyacetone phosphate acyltransferase isoform X2, giving the protein MGDLMDCLDYNLFVNILTSLKSKSDLKWTFKPLNTGQVANSQGKHLTNYEKKKILEQNIKLTILMVIPINSIGLDYATNKAMEILEDLQSIKKNTTIRMMGFVLIKILKSKLQGLYINEQKLIMMKSNFNKTPVIFVPSHRSYQDFILMAFICFNYNIDIPYVAAAMDFKNMKIMGNVLKQCGAFFLHRGTNAQDIIYRSVLYTYVKHLITYESSPLQFFIEGTRSRSNKSIHPKLGILKCIVNVLLKNEVEDIIFVPISINYDRLLEDKLFSYELLGIPKPKETTLGLINSIKNMDDQYGNIYINFASPFSLQKYIKDINANGRNNENNIISALAHEIVYRQQHNMILSYFNILSVALIYNLSKNMTEAIHLDEIINQISWISTLFKKCGAQIEVQDIDITSRIIDTIQLHKHFVTLKDNIIHFQKNYSKHNIYPIELSENINFKTELFDYAFPLILNQLYVNPSLHFIINIAFIIIISKCQIIWKNDILDLEGKFFLLRRLFEFEFVFFHGCQKEDFKHSVSIYLHTNEKEKELLRYLTINPYVICYRLIYSCLINAPQKIISEEFIYKSIHMKVEELHSHPYGLIKDVIQSALNGLHKMEIIKKYKKVPLR; this is encoded by the exons at GGGCGATTTAATGGATTGTTTAGATTACAATTTattcgtaaatattttaacGTCGTTAAAGAGTAAAAGTGACTTAAAATGGACATTCAAACCCTTGAATACTGGACAAGTTGCTAACTCACAAGGAAAACATctaacaaattatgaaaaaaaaaaaatactagaacaaaatataaaattaacaattctgatg GTAATACCAATAAACAGTATTGGTTTAGACTATGCTACAAACAAAGCAATGGAAATACTTGAAGATCTCcagagtattaaaaaaaatacaactattaGAATGATGGGattcgttttaattaaaattctgaAATCAAAACTCCaaggtttatatataaatgaacaaAAACTGATAATG ATGAAATCCAACTTTAACAAAACTCCAGTGATATTTGTTCCAAGTCATAGAAGTTACcaagattttatattaatggCATTCATatgtttcaattataatattgatattccATATGTTGCTGCAGCAATgg attttaaaaatatgaaaataatgggGAATGTGTTGAAACAATGCGGTGCTTTTTTCTTGCATCGAGGAACAAATGCACAAGACATTATATACCGATCAGtgttatatacttatgtcaAACACTTGATAACTTATGAAAGTTCgccattacaattttttattgaaggTACACGCAGTCGGTCTAATAAGTCTATTCATCCAAAGCTAG ggATACTTAAGTGtattgtaaatgttttattaaaaaatgaagttGAAGATATCATATTTGTTccaatatcaattaattatgaCCGTCTACTTGAggacaaattatttagttatgaaCTTCTAGGAATTCCTAAACCCAAAGAAACAACGTTG ggatTAATAAATAGCATTAAAAATATGGATGACCAAtatggaaatatttatattaattttgcttCTCCCTTTTcacttcaaaaatatattaaagatattaatgCAAATGGaagaaataatgaaaataatattatatcagctcTTGctcatgaaattgtttatag gcaacaacataatatgattttatcatACTTCAACATTTTATCAGTTGCACTGATTTATAACTTATCTAAAAATATGACTGAAGCTATTCATTtagatgaaataataaatcaaataagttGGATAAGtacactatttaaaaaatgcgGGGCTCAAATTGAAGTGCAag ATATTGATATTACTAGTAGAATTATTGACACTATTCAACTGCATAAACACTTTGTAACATTAaaggataatataatacattttcaaaaaaactattcgaaaCACAACATTTATCCAATTGAGTTATCAg agaatataaattttaaaactgagTTGTTTGATTATGCATTCccattgattttaaatcaaCTTTACGTCAATCCTTCATtacatttcattataaatattgcatttataattataatttcaaaatgtcaaataatttggaaaaatg ACATCTTGGACCTAGAgggaaagttttttttattaagaagatTATTTGAGTTtgagtttgtattttttcatgGCTGTCAGAAAGAA gattTTAAACATAGTGTTTCAATTTATCTTCATACtaatgaaaaagaaaaagaacTACTTcgttatttaactattaatccTTATGTAATATGCTATCGACTGATCTATAGTTGTTTGATAAAC gctcctcaaaaaataatttcagaggaatttatttataaatcaattcaTATGAAAGTTGAAGAATTGCACTCACATCCCTACGGATTAATTAAAGATGTAATCCAATCTGCTTTAAATGGGCTTCataaaatggaaataattaaaaaatataaaaa GGTTCCGTTAAGGTAA